Below is a genomic region from Citrobacter tructae.
AATCCCGTCACATCAGTTCCCAGGTCATCAATGACCTGTTTTAAGTTATCAAGAGTCATTGGAGTACTTTCATTGTTCAGATCTTTCCCCTCACCTAATCTAACAACTTTTAATACCGGTTTCTGGGTTGTAGCATCAATCAACTCACCTTCAATGTATAAGTGAGTATCCATAGTCCGGTGGCCTGTAGCGACCTGCGTTGCGGCGACAACCAAAGCTACCGGTAGAACTTCATAGAACTGGAGTCCCTCTTTCTCGCTGCTCACACCTGTAATTGCCCCCCTGAAAATCAGCGATCTCGGTCCAGGTGTTGAAACCAACGGTTTTCGCGCGGCAAATGATTGCTTCAATTTATTATCTGTGTAGGTCAGCAACTGACTCAGTACTTGCTCTCCTACCTGAGTTGTTGGCTTCGGTGTTGGATAATAAACGAGTGAATTGTACACAATGCTGTCATAATTTCCTGGATTGAAATTAGGATCAATCCACCTTAAAACAGGCTTTCCTGTTTTACTTTCTGCCTTTTCCAACCCCGAATAATCGTTTAAAAAGCCAGAGTATTTGTCTTTATCTGGTACTTTTGATGCACACCCAACAGCAGAAAGAACAGCAGTACACAAAGCGACCTTAAGCAAGCATTTAAATTTCATCCAAAAAACCCCAAAAGAGAAATAAATTCGGATGAAAGATAACAAATAAACATTCAGCAAATGGATTAGCCAATCGTGTCAAAATGTATTTTTTATCAATAACAATACCAACAATGTAAAAAAGCACTTTTATTGCTCAAATAAACCACTGCGAGTAAAATGTGTACAGCTTATTAGCATTAAAACGAAGCGTGATGATTTAAAAAATCACCGGAAACGTCTGGAGGGCGAGTACATTTCCCACGTTCTTCATCAGTAGTCAATACAACTGATTTTAGGCGTAGTGTCATGTCACTGCATTATTATTGTTTTCCCTTCCCGAGTTGTAAAGCCGCTCACAAGCTCCTCCTGACGTATAGTGTTCGTCAGCCTGGTTAGCGTTGAGTTGGGTATGTTGGATGTTATTTTGCGCCATTGGTTACCTCCTATGGCGCAGCAGAAAAAGGTTGTTCAGGCCTGGAATTGATAAGTCTAACGGAATGATGGATCTTCGTAGGCTAAAAGGATTGCAGCCTTACCTGTACCAGCAGCGTCCACCATTATCTGCCTGACTCGCATCTGGCAGGTCTTCGCAATCAGGGAGAGTTACACCTTGTTTAGTGATCATGCGATACCCATCGGAACTGGTGTAGTCGTCATTCTGGCGATCATGATGGTGATGATGGTGTTCCTTACGGTCCTGCTCACGTTTTGCATCAGCATAACGTTGTGCAAAATCTGCAGAACAGCCAGACAATAAAGTTGTGAGTGCAATAAATGTGATTATTTTTTTCATGTGTTGTGTCTCTTTTATTACGAATCAGCGAACAACTACCGATGCAACAGCATCATCCTGTCCCCAGACCAGGGTTGCGTAACGTTCACCCTTACGATATTTGCTGCCGTCCTGAGAGATCCGCGTCCACCCATCAGACTCCATAACATCGACAGCTTCTCCGCGGAAAGATCCAATCACCATCTGGTTTAAATGCGTGCGGATTACATCCGGAGAATTATTGCCACCATGGCGACGGGCATTTCGTTCGTTCTGCTCCGCAGTTTTGTGAATATTGCAGGTGGTTCCTGCATTCATTTCAGTACAGCCGGAACGTTCGAGCTGAGCCCGGTATTGAGCATTGATAGCCAATGCCGGTGATGAATGAATAGCGGCAACAATGGCAAATACAATTAATTTTTTCATGGTTTATCTCTTAATGAATAGTCAGCGGTTTCAATGTCCGCACGGTATGCTTCATGTTCTCTTTCAGTACACACTAATAAAGTAAGATGCCGTCACCCCTCGGCATGGGTTAATAATTACATTAACCAAAAAACATTAAATGTTTACTTTCACCTGAAATCATCAATGACAACATTAATAAAACCCCTTCTAAGTCACAATTATTTAAATTATAACAATTTACATATAAAACAATAAGTTAATAGCAAAGTAGTCATTCGTGAACACTGTTTGCACACCAATAACATGCAAATGTAATGCGTGTTTGGTTTTATAATAAATATCACTAAGCGCATTCGACATGCAAATATTTTTCATCACCCATACTTTAATAAGAACATTCTGACCCAAGGCGTTACACATGAAATAAAGTAGACATTCACCTGCAACTTTATGCAATTAGATATCACCAAACACAATACGCCAAGAATAATTAACATTAAGGCCGATAAATTATTAACAAATGATACCGGGGTAATTTATGGGTTTTTCTATGAGTTACTTCAATAATGTTACGGAAGTAGCCATAAATATGCATCAATATGTTAGTGTGATTTTTTCGTCAGGCTGGATTGTTGAGGATCGCCATTATCTTTTTGCGGTAAAGGAAGGTAACAAGAGGCAGCCCCACTTCATTCATCAGGCCGATGGTCAGCCGATATTTATGGCGGTGATCGGCAGCACACCATTTGAACGAGGAGATGAAGCAGAGGGCGCCGTGACGCATGCCGTCGGGAATGTAAAAAATCAGGGAGCCCAGTTAATCCAGCCAATATGGCGCAGAATCACATAACCAACACTCAGCTAACAATATGATAAATATAAAATTATTATGATTTCAGCCATCAAAAACAACTCGCAATTACCTCTTGTAACTCATTGATTATCAAAAATCTGTTTTCAGTTTTGGGGACGAGTTTTTGCCCCTCCGAAGGATTTTAAATCCTGCGTATTATCGCGAATAATCAATAAGCTAAAATATTATTTCGCCAAAAACTTATAAAAATAAAATATTTATTCAACTACTAGGAAGAGTTCTGAAGAGCCAAGAGCGAATTTTAAGTCAGTAACACTTTTATTACTATAACATTTAAGTGGTTGTTATTAATATTCAAGGAATTGTCTTCTGGACTCATCATCCTCAAGATACTCAAAAGAGAGAAGATGAATTTGGGTAAGGTTATAAAACCATTCGCAATCGTTTCGTTGAATAACTTCGCCTGCCTTGAAACATATCCCTGATGCTTCCCGAACAATCGCATATTTGCCATTACTAAATCTAACTCTGTGGATACAGAAAGGTTGGCCTGCCTGTCCGTGACAGCTGCTCGAAAGGATATCCCCTTCAATAAAAACAGTTTTTTTTGTTTTCATCATCATGCCCTCTACAACTGCAATACAAGAGAATTTATGTCATTCCCCGGCATCATTTTGGGACCCCATCAACCGCCGATACACCAGCATTCTGATGGCCTGAATAACAACCCGCAGGCAGGGCATTCCAGCACAGCATCTTTTCGCAGTTTACCTGCTTTCTGATCTGCCCTGTGTGCGCATACCGGGCAGGCAACATTAACGGGTCTTTCTTTAAAGTGCCTGAGTCCTTTTGTATAAGACATAAATAATACTCTTTGGATTATAATAGTTATTATACGCGTTAATATAAAATTATCTTGGTTAAGTTATGATGATTTATTACTGAATCAAAACATCAGACATTGAAAAATGAATGTCTGGTTTATGATACAATACCCTTCCCTGAGAAAATTATGATGAAATCAGAAGACACCCTTGACTGGTACCCCGCTCAACTGCCGCCAGTGAAAATTATCCTTGGTGAAGCCGTACTGGCTGTGAGTAAACAGGGACGACCGATTAATACCCGAACGTTGCTTGAGTATCTCCAGGTGATGCAGGACAGGCAAAAAAAGCGTGATGACAAAGTCGCCATGCAAACCGCGATTGATGTCCTTAGAGATAATCAGCGCATTAACGGCAGACGTTAATGCGCGTTTTGAGCCAGTGTCAGTTCTGAACAATTTCAACCGTATGGTTTTGTCCATCATCCCACAGCGGGATTCTGTCATCAGGCAGGAGAACGCCATCAAGTGTAACCTGATATTCTCCGTCTCCGCGTGAAACACTAATCTGATAATGGCTTTCGCCATATTGATATGTCATAGAAAAAGACGGCCACTCATGCGGCAACCGGGCATGGACAGTTAAGGTGGTACCAGAACGTTTTATCCCCAGTAGCTCCTCAGTAAGAAGACGGTAGGCCCAACCTGCAGAGCCAGTATACCAGCTCCATCCAGCTCGTCCGGTATGGGGCGTGACACTGTAGACATCAGCGCTCATGACATAAGGCTCGGCTTTATAAATCCCGACCGAGTCTGCATTCAGAGTATGATTTATCGGATTGAGCATTGACCAGAGTTGCCAGGCGCGTTCAGCATTTCCCATTCGGGCAAATGCCATCACCGCCCAGATAGCACCATGTGTATACTGTCCCCCATTCTCCCGCACACCGGGCAGATACCCCTGAATGTAACCCGGATTAGGACCGTGTCCATCGAAAGGGGGAGTTAACAGTTTTATCAATCCACCATCATTATCCACAAGGTGCTTATCCAGTGCCTGCATGGCCTGTGCACAGCGGCCAGGGCTCGCGGCCCCTGACAATACAGACCAGCTCTGCGCGATCGCATCAATCCGGCAGTCCTGCGAGGCTTTAGCCCCCAGAGGAGTACCATCGTCAAAATACCCGCGTCGGTACCATTCATTATCCCAAGCATGGGTTTCGAGACTTTTTTGCAGATGCAGTGCTTGCGTACGACATAGCGAGGCGACACTGTCGTCCTTTCTGCGCTCCGCCAGCACCGAAAACCGCTGCAAGAGGTCGTACAGGAAGAAGCCCAACCAGACACTTTCACCCTTACCTTCGACACCAACCCGGTTCATTCCGTCATTCCAGTCACCCGCCCCCATCAGCGGCAGACCATGCTCGCCGAATCTCAGTCCATGCTGAATCGCTTTGACGCAGTGTAACCAGAGTGTCTCTTCGGTTCCGCTGATGACAGGAGTGTCATAAACAGACTCTTCACCAGGCTGGAGCAAACGCCCCTCCAAATAAGGTATACGTATTTCCAGGACATCCTCATCCCCAGTGGTTTCCACATAGTGGCAAACGGCAAGCGGAAGCCACAGGTAGTCATCAGAACAGCGGGTACGTACACCGTTGCCGTGTGGAGGATGCCACCAGTGTTGCACATCCCCCTCAATAAATTGCCGTGATGCGCACAGTAGTATCTGTTCACGCATCCGGTTCGGATCGGCATGGCTCAATGCCAGCGTATCTTGCAGTTGATCGCGAAAACCAAATGCACCACCAGACTGATAATAACCACTGCGAGCCATAAGGCGACAGGCTACTGTCTGATACAGCAGCCAGCCGTTGAGTAGCAAATTCACGGAGGTGTCTGGGGTGTTCACCACGATTTTATCGAGCACATTGTGCCAGTGGTTGTGAACCCGGTTCAGCTCCTGGCGAACTGTATCCTCATTCAGATAATGGGCGAGCGTCTCATGCGCGCGGGCATGATTCTCATCTGCGCCGAGGACAAAAATAAACGTCTTCTGATCCCCGTCAATTAAAGTGACAGCCGATTGTACCGCGCCGCAGGGATCCAGACCTGCGCCTGTCTTACCTGAAAGTCTGCGCAGTTTCATGGCTGACGGGTTGTGCAGGGAACCATTACGGCCGATAAATTCCCGCCGGTCTCCCGTCAGCGAACAGTAATTACCACTGACGGCAAAAAATGCAGTACGCACGCCACCGTTATCACCGTAAAAGTTGTTCGCCAGCACCCCGCATCCACCAGGGATACTGGCAGCCTGTGTCACAACGTGGGGGGCTGAGCGGGTTCGGGATTCTCCGAGCGTCCACTCCACATAGCCTGTCACGGAGAGTTTACGTGTACGTCCCGAAGTATTACTGAGTGTTAGGATCGCCAGTTTAACCGGCATATCTTCGGCAACCATGACCGTCAACTCACTGTCTATACCAAACTCACGATGGGCAAAGACGCTATAGCCAAAACCATGTCGTGTCAGGTAATCACCGTGACCGCGAACTGGCAAAGCCGTCGGTGACCAGCACTTACCGCTCTCTTCATCGCGCAGATAAAACGCCTCACCGCTACGATCGCTAACCGGATCGTTCTCCCACGGTGTTAACCGATATTCATGTGCATTCTCATACCAGGTATAGGCCTGTCCTGCATCTGAAATTACACTGCCAAAACGGGAGTTTGCCAGTACGTTTGACCAGGGAGCAGGCGTCAGAGTATTTTCCCGCAGGACAATCTGATACTCCCGACCGTCCTGAGAAAATCCGCCGTACCCGTTGAAATAGCGTAACTGACTGATATCGGGTATCCAGTCCGTATGTTGATTGAGTTCAAGTACAGCATGTGGAATGAATGCCCTGCCAGGAGGTTTAAGAGTATGAATACGCTGGTTAAGTTGCTCATTAATTCCACCTGCGCGGTCATCCAGATAAAGACAGGCCACGCTCATCAAAAGCAACTTATCCTCAGCGGAGAGGTGCTCGCCATTACGGACAAAAAGCCCGCCCTTTTTATCCAACAGACTGGCTTCAGACCCAGCATAAATTAAATCCATAATCTGATTTTGTAATCCCTGCTGGTAGCCTCCGGGGCTGTTATTCAGGATCACTAAATCCACCTCCAGTCCTTTCTGTCTCCAGTACCGGTGTGCCTGAATAAGTAAGGTAACAGAGGCGATACTTTCTTCACTGGTAATGCTGAGCAGCACTATCGGCAGGTCGCCTGAAATTGCCCAACCCCACAAACCGGGTTGACCACGCCGGTTACGGCTGATGACCTGGTTGTCGGCTCGTAGCTCCTGAATGGGGTAAAGCACTGCACTGGCGAGACGATTAAACAACGAGGCATCATCTTCACTGGCGTTCATCTGACGTAATACCACCAGACTGTGAGACCAGGCCAGTTCAAAGATGCGATCAGCGATAGGGTAATCACGATATTTTTCCAGCAACGCCAGGCTTTGCTGGCGGGTATCGCTGATGCCATAAATGATATCAATCGTGACCGGCTGCCCCGGCTGCAGAATAATAGCGTGGCGTATCGCCAGTATAGGGTCCAACACTGACCCCGAAGTGTTGCTGAGCGCCCCTCCGCTCTCTATTGCCAGGGCATCAGCAGGACTTCTGCCACGACCAAGAAATTTTGCTCTGTCCGTTTCAAACGAGACGCTCTTACGATTATCGCCATGCACCACCATCATATGAAACAGGCAGGGGCTCGGTTCATCCGGTGAACGTGGGCGTCGGTGGCAAAGAATGGCGTCACGTTCAGGATTAAGCTCCGTCTGAATAAACAGATTGCTGAATGCCGGGTGTGCCAGATCGCTGGCATCAGACGCCAGTACCACTTCGGCATAAGTTGTCAGTTCCAGAGCTCGGGGCTGGCGACCACGATGAATGAGAGTGAGTCGCCGAAGTTCGATATCATCCTCCGGGGAGATCACAACCTGAGTTTTGACGCTGAGTCCCCCGAAAGTGCGTCTGAACTCAGCCCCCGCATCGGTAAAAATCACCTCCTCGTCGTGTCCGCCGGCATTGCCTGTAGGTTGCCAGGTATTGCTCCATACGTCACCCGTCTGCAAATCACGGATATAGCAGAATGCCCCCCAGTTATCGCGGGTGGAATCACTGCGCCAGCGCGTAAGAGCAATATTATTCCAACGACTGTAACCTCCGCCGCCCGCAGTTAACATCAGATGATAATGGCTGTTGGACAGCAGTTGAATATCCGGAGCCGGGGTATCCACCCCACTGAAAATACGGGGTTCATAGCGGACGGGTTTGACCCTGCCCTCATGAGATTCAAAATGACGGCGTGGACTGTAAAGCTCGGGCGCATCCGGCACTCGCTCCTGTAACAGCAGACTCGCTGACCGGAATACGGTACTGGACATGAATCGCTCAATCATTGGAGCGTCAAGCAGCACATGGGACAGAGCCTGAAATGCCATGCCCTGGTGATGTGCCATCCAGGACTGCACCACCGCATACAGCTGACCGGTTGCGAGGCGTGAGGGTGTATAGTCCAGCGCTTCATAAAAACCATATTCGCCATGAGCGCCATTTTTTTTCAGTCTGAACAGATTCTCACAGGCCCTCTGTGGCGATACCATCAGCGCAAGCAGTGTGGCGTAAGGGGCTACAACCATGTCATCGGCAAGTCCCCTGCGCAGACCAAGACCAGGCACGCCAAATGCCTGATACTGATAATTATGCTGAGCATCAAAAGCATGATAACCAGACTCTGATACTCCCCATGGCACCCCACGTTCTTTCCCCCAGTGAATCTGGCGCATAACCGCCGACTGACTCATCTCATTAAGCAGGCTGCCAGGCCAGGTGGGCATCACCAGATTCGGCATCAGATATTCAAACATTGAACCGCTCCATGACATCAGAGCAGTTTCATTATCAATCGTAGTAAACAACCGCCCCAGAGCGTACCAACTTTTAAGGGGCAGCTGATTAGTTGCGATGGCGAGAAAACTGGTCAGGCGGATTTCAGATGGCAGGAGATCGTAGTGACTCTTGTCAGGCGTATTCGTGTCACAGTTATAGCCGACGCTCAGCAGACTGGTTGCTTCACTGTACAGAAAGGCGAAATCCATCCGAGAATGACTATCCAGTCGCTGTTCAAGCTCGGTGATAATATTCAGTCGCATCCGGGCCTGTACCGTCACTGATGCCGGAGGCGTTCCTTCTCCCGTAAATGTCGCACAGGCAAGCCAGCTCAGCGTCGGCAACGTTGGTTCGTTCCAGGATTCAGGTAACCAGTCGAGCAGTAGCGACCACTCATGGCAAAGTTGTACCAGTTGATGCTCCAGATGCCCCGCCCAACGCACCTGAAGGGGAGACCCCTGATGACATTGCCTTGTCAAATGATTGCACTGCGTGCGCATTTTTTTCAGCTCGCTGAAAAACGCCTTCGGAAAAAGCGATACGGCAATCAGGCAGTTTTCACGCAATAACTGAAGACTTGAGGGTGAACTCTGGCCCCACTGTTTTTCCAGAATATCCAGAGTATCATTCAGCCCGGCCAGTACCTGTTGGGTATTAAAAACAGGCTGATGACGCATAGCGGATAGCCCTTCACGCAGTGTCAACAAATGACCAGCCATATTGCCGCTGTCGACACTCGAAACATAGCGTGGGCTGAGAGGTGCAAGCGTACGGGTGTCATACCAATTATAGAGATGGCCCCGGTAGTGTTCCATTTTATCCAACGTATCGAGCGTGAGCGACACACGCTGGAGTACCTCCCCTCCGGGCAAGTAGCCAAAGTCCCAGGCCGTCAGGTTAGCCATCAGGGAAAGGCCAATATTGGTTGGCGAAGTACGATGGGCCACCGTCGGTTGCGGTATTTCCTGATAGTTGTCAGGCGGAAGCCAGTTCTCTTTCTCTGTGGCAAACGTCTCAAAAAATGCCCAGATTTCACGGCTTGTCTGGCGTAACAG
It encodes:
- a CDS encoding DUF3313 domain-containing protein; its protein translation is MKFKCLLKVALCTAVLSAVGCASKVPDKDKYSGFLNDYSGLEKAESKTGKPVLRWIDPNFNPGNYDSIVYNSLVYYPTPKPTTQVGEQVLSQLLTYTDNKLKQSFAARKPLVSTPGPRSLIFRGAITGVSSEKEGLQFYEVLPVALVVAATQVATGHRTMDTHLYIEGELIDATTQKPVLKVVRLGEGKDLNNESTPMTLDNLKQVIDDLGTDVTGFSINEQSGS
- a CDS encoding membrane lipoprotein lipid attachment site-containing protein; this translates as MKKIITFIALTTLLSGCSADFAQRYADAKREQDRKEHHHHHHDRQNDDYTSSDGYRMITKQGVTLPDCEDLPDASQADNGGRCWYR
- a CDS encoding YnfU family zinc-binding protein — protein: MSYTKGLRHFKERPVNVACPVCAHRADQKAGKLRKDAVLECPACGLLFRPSECWCIGG
- a CDS encoding GH36-type glycosyl hydrolase domain-containing protein encodes the protein MKINPRAWFNRSRIPTNASGLVMFSANDPAGENNPRSELFSTAQMERFGQKLARTHKLSPDKLPYYLLKRLGDNEAVITQNCYELNAGKKTSIMPAGEWLLDNYYLIEEQIRTVRQHLPKSFGKGLPSLMSPLNCPRIYNIASEAIAHGDGRWDVASLTSYLTAYQKVTPLTLGEVWALPGMLRLALIENLRRISMDVVKAQQERNLADTWITRIFECAESAPADLIMVVADMARSRPPLTSAFVAELVRRLQGHGNALSLPLTWVDQCLTEQGITTDVLIHSFNQQLAASQLSVSNSIAGLRLLSETDWSDFAELISVVEQVLRNDPAGIYPLMHFNTRDHYRHVIEILARDSGLSEPVVANKVLALSVEAAPDTQEHHVGYYLAGEGRQQLEIYLLADTSRFIRLRHSFNKVTLLSWLGSLALLTTATTAAILHETALQGANWLLIAVALPLIIALTQLMSDLLSDVTTRFRVPRPLPRMDFSTGIPTDSATMIVIPCMLTSHESFSKLLTSLEVCWLGNQNENLSFALLTDFADSGSEHSPENNVLLRQAIADLQTLNRRYPFCRPRFYLLHRQPEWNSAEGTWMGYERKRGKLALLNSWLRHPGAQFVSVADMPAHLLPGHIKYVITLDSDTVLPRDTAHKLVATMAHPLNKPEYDPVRQRVVKGFGILQPGLAEEIPRNGQGRYAAMRSSVPGNNPYSMMSSDIYQDLFGEGSFVGKGIYDVDIFVQATANTCPENLVLSHDLLEGCYARSGLLSEVLLYEQYPNNYLSDVARRSRWIRGDWQLLNWLKPHVRKADGTRGKNPLSTLSYWKLFDNLRRSLVAPSLLILLFFALLWVPNPFYWLGVLILIWLLPAILSIAYDLLHKPLRRHLKQHLLLAGTGALKRLSGIGLNFAILPHETGYSLKAIAVTLWRLGVSKRHLSQWVSYSSDSNQSRPSVARFYQAMWLNVAGGVALTILAGQFAPQMLAIALSITILWCLAPLLMSWLSRQPLRKTFSPNQEQKQLLRQTSREIWAFFETFATEKENWLPPDNYQEIPQPTVAHRTSPTNIGLSLMANLTAWDFGYLPGGEVLQRVSLTLDTLDKMEHYRGHLYNWYDTRTLAPLSPRYVSSVDSGNMAGHLLTLREGLSAMRHQPVFNTQQVLAGLNDTLDILEKQWGQSSPSSLQLLRENCLIAVSLFPKAFFSELKKMRTQCNHLTRQCHQGSPLQVRWAGHLEHQLVQLCHEWSLLLDWLPESWNEPTLPTLSWLACATFTGEGTPPASVTVQARMRLNIITELEQRLDSHSRMDFAFLYSEATSLLSVGYNCDTNTPDKSHYDLLPSEIRLTSFLAIATNQLPLKSWYALGRLFTTIDNETALMSWSGSMFEYLMPNLVMPTWPGSLLNEMSQSAVMRQIHWGKERGVPWGVSESGYHAFDAQHNYQYQAFGVPGLGLRRGLADDMVVAPYATLLALMVSPQRACENLFRLKKNGAHGEYGFYEALDYTPSRLATGQLYAVVQSWMAHHQGMAFQALSHVLLDAPMIERFMSSTVFRSASLLLQERVPDAPELYSPRRHFESHEGRVKPVRYEPRIFSGVDTPAPDIQLLSNSHYHLMLTAGGGGYSRWNNIALTRWRSDSTRDNWGAFCYIRDLQTGDVWSNTWQPTGNAGGHDEEVIFTDAGAEFRRTFGGLSVKTQVVISPEDDIELRRLTLIHRGRQPRALELTTYAEVVLASDASDLAHPAFSNLFIQTELNPERDAILCHRRPRSPDEPSPCLFHMMVVHGDNRKSVSFETDRAKFLGRGRSPADALAIESGGALSNTSGSVLDPILAIRHAIILQPGQPVTIDIIYGISDTRQQSLALLEKYRDYPIADRIFELAWSHSLVVLRQMNASEDDASLFNRLASAVLYPIQELRADNQVISRNRRGQPGLWGWAISGDLPIVLLSITSEESIASVTLLIQAHRYWRQKGLEVDLVILNNSPGGYQQGLQNQIMDLIYAGSEASLLDKKGGLFVRNGEHLSAEDKLLLMSVACLYLDDRAGGINEQLNQRIHTLKPPGRAFIPHAVLELNQHTDWIPDISQLRYFNGYGGFSQDGREYQIVLRENTLTPAPWSNVLANSRFGSVISDAGQAYTWYENAHEYRLTPWENDPVSDRSGEAFYLRDEESGKCWSPTALPVRGHGDYLTRHGFGYSVFAHREFGIDSELTVMVAEDMPVKLAILTLSNTSGRTRKLSVTGYVEWTLGESRTRSAPHVVTQAASIPGGCGVLANNFYGDNGGVRTAFFAVSGNYCSLTGDRREFIGRNGSLHNPSAMKLRRLSGKTGAGLDPCGAVQSAVTLIDGDQKTFIFVLGADENHARAHETLAHYLNEDTVRQELNRVHNHWHNVLDKIVVNTPDTSVNLLLNGWLLYQTVACRLMARSGYYQSGGAFGFRDQLQDTLALSHADPNRMREQILLCASRQFIEGDVQHWWHPPHGNGVRTRCSDDYLWLPLAVCHYVETTGDEDVLEIRIPYLEGRLLQPGEESVYDTPVISGTEETLWLHCVKAIQHGLRFGEHGLPLMGAGDWNDGMNRVGVEGKGESVWLGFFLYDLLQRFSVLAERRKDDSVASLCRTQALHLQKSLETHAWDNEWYRRGYFDDGTPLGAKASQDCRIDAIAQSWSVLSGAASPGRCAQAMQALDKHLVDNDGGLIKLLTPPFDGHGPNPGYIQGYLPGVRENGGQYTHGAIWAVMAFARMGNAERAWQLWSMLNPINHTLNADSVGIYKAEPYVMSADVYSVTPHTGRAGWSWYTGSAGWAYRLLTEELLGIKRSGTTLTVHARLPHEWPSFSMTYQYGESHYQISVSRGDGEYQVTLDGVLLPDDRIPLWDDGQNHTVEIVQN